A DNA window from Stenotrophomonas sp. 57 contains the following coding sequences:
- a CDS encoding BatA domain-containing protein has product MNLLFPLGLAALAAWLLPLLIHLARRHPYTPLDFAALRWLRAQIRPRQRIRFDDWPLLLVRLLLLAALALLLARPALTGPAAPPAAWTVVAPGLDAMALRGTAEDGNWHWLAPGFPTIDQAPPISSATLPSLLRELDAKLPTGTALTVHVPDPLPGLDGTHLQLSRDVQWRPQPLAVTGQHPAAPSPRLRVHSGASATAERWLGALQRAWGAQAGLVPLAADALPERGEIGVWSRSDALPANWQAWLRDGGHVLAATPPAAEANVRLRDADGQPLLWQQRIGQGQLLSLPGDWNAASNTALRDPGLPRALLLALQPPAPPRLGDAQDQAPRTALLPATTPPVREPTSWLLLAIVLLFALERWMASSARRRVAA; this is encoded by the coding sequence ATGAACCTGCTGTTCCCGCTGGGCCTGGCCGCGCTCGCTGCATGGCTGCTGCCGTTGTTGATCCACCTCGCCCGCCGCCATCCATATACACCGCTGGATTTCGCCGCGCTGCGCTGGTTGCGCGCGCAGATCCGGCCGCGCCAGCGCATCCGCTTCGATGACTGGCCGTTGCTGCTGGTGCGGCTGTTACTGCTGGCAGCCTTGGCGCTGTTGCTGGCGCGGCCCGCGCTGACGGGCCCGGCGGCGCCCCCCGCTGCATGGACCGTGGTAGCGCCGGGACTGGATGCCATGGCACTGCGCGGAACGGCCGAGGATGGCAACTGGCACTGGCTGGCGCCTGGCTTCCCCACCATCGACCAGGCACCACCGATCTCGAGCGCCACCCTGCCCAGCCTGCTGCGCGAACTGGACGCGAAGCTGCCTACCGGTACCGCCTTGACCGTGCATGTGCCCGATCCGCTGCCCGGCCTGGACGGCACGCACCTGCAACTGTCACGCGATGTGCAATGGCGGCCACAGCCGTTGGCGGTCACCGGGCAGCATCCCGCGGCGCCCTCGCCGCGACTGCGCGTGCACAGCGGGGCGTCGGCCACAGCCGAGCGCTGGCTGGGGGCGCTGCAACGCGCGTGGGGCGCGCAGGCAGGGCTCGTACCGTTGGCAGCGGATGCCCTGCCCGAACGCGGCGAAATCGGCGTGTGGAGCCGCAGCGATGCACTGCCGGCGAATTGGCAGGCGTGGCTGCGCGACGGCGGCCACGTATTGGCCGCCACTCCGCCCGCCGCAGAGGCGAACGTGCGGCTGCGCGATGCCGACGGCCAACCACTGCTGTGGCAGCAACGCATCGGCCAAGGCCAACTGCTGTCGCTGCCCGGCGACTGGAATGCCGCCAGCAACACGGCGCTGCGCGATCCAGGGTTGCCGCGTGCCCTGCTGTTGGCCCTGCAACCGCCTGCCCCGCCTCGGCTGGGCGATGCGCAGGACCAGGCACCACGCACGGCCTTGCTGCCTGCGACAACGCCCCCCGTGCGTGAACCAACCTCCTGGCTGCTGCTGGCCATCGTGCTGCTGTTCGCCCTGGAACGCTGGATGGCCAGCAGCGCCCGGCGCCGGGTGGCGGCATGA
- a CDS encoding type II toxin-antitoxin system HipA family toxin translates to MDLNVLLSNRLAGYLGQDAHGHPTFRYADSWRQTPGAYPLSLALPLAENSTPAATLSAVLWGLLPDNEALLQRWASRFHVSSRNPVALLSHVGEDCAGAVQFVRGERLAAVLAGEDDRQEPLSLHEVAQRLQRIRVDQIAARQPDDVGQFSLAGAQPKIALMQRDDGGWAIPAGRIPTTHILKPPSGDYDGFVENEVFCLRLASQLGMSAASTEMICMEDAQAIAVTRFDRVRTAQGWQRVHQEDFCQALGVMPHIKYQNQGGPGPADLARVLWEHSSKPRADVERLLQALQFNYLIGGTDAHAKNYSLLIGAQGNVRLAPLYDISSALPYAYLQQRKIKMAMKIGSHYRWWDVRLADWEATADGMKLDPQKALSGLFDMATQLPGIARALLAGLQAEGMRHPVLERLVDGISASCQRCLRQFEQSAT, encoded by the coding sequence ATGGACCTCAACGTACTCCTTTCCAACAGACTGGCTGGATACCTGGGACAGGATGCACATGGCCATCCGACATTCCGGTACGCAGACAGCTGGCGCCAGACGCCGGGCGCCTATCCCTTGTCACTTGCACTTCCATTGGCAGAGAACAGCACGCCCGCTGCCACGCTCTCTGCGGTCCTGTGGGGGCTGCTTCCCGACAACGAGGCCCTTCTGCAGCGATGGGCTTCCCGGTTCCATGTTTCGTCCCGCAACCCGGTCGCGTTGCTGTCACATGTCGGTGAAGACTGTGCCGGTGCGGTCCAGTTCGTACGAGGCGAACGGCTCGCCGCCGTGCTTGCCGGTGAAGACGATCGGCAAGAGCCGCTGTCCCTCCATGAGGTCGCCCAGCGCCTTCAGCGGATCCGAGTGGACCAGATTGCAGCGCGGCAACCCGATGATGTCGGCCAGTTCAGCCTGGCCGGGGCGCAACCCAAGATCGCCCTGATGCAACGCGACGATGGAGGTTGGGCAATTCCGGCCGGTCGCATCCCCACCACCCATATCCTCAAACCCCCCAGTGGCGACTACGACGGATTCGTGGAGAACGAGGTCTTCTGTCTGCGCCTGGCCAGTCAACTCGGCATGTCGGCTGCGTCCACTGAAATGATCTGCATGGAGGATGCACAGGCCATTGCGGTGACGCGCTTCGACCGCGTACGAACAGCGCAGGGTTGGCAACGCGTTCACCAGGAAGACTTCTGTCAAGCGCTGGGTGTCATGCCACACATCAAGTACCAGAATCAGGGCGGACCGGGGCCGGCCGATCTGGCGCGCGTGCTTTGGGAACATTCCAGCAAGCCGCGAGCGGATGTCGAAAGACTGCTGCAGGCACTGCAGTTCAACTATCTCATTGGCGGCACTGACGCACATGCCAAGAACTATTCGCTGCTGATCGGCGCACAAGGAAACGTTCGCCTTGCCCCGCTGTATGACATCTCAAGTGCACTGCCCTATGCATATCTGCAGCAACGCAAGATCAAGATGGCCATGAAGATAGGCAGTCATTACCGCTGGTGGGATGTCCGCCTGGCGGATTGGGAGGCCACCGCTGATGGAATGAAGCTGGACCCGCAGAAAGCACTGTCGGGCCTGTTCGACATGGCAACACAGCTGCCCGGCATCGCCCGGGCATTGCTTGCGGGGCTGCAGGCGGAGGGGATGCGCCACCCGGTTCTGGAACGTCTGGTGGACGGCATCAGTGCAAGCTGCCAGCGCTGCCTGCGTCAATTCGAACAATCCGCTACCTGA
- a CDS encoding helix-turn-helix domain-containing protein: MVIRQRRKALRWDQAQLAERVGVSRQWVIEMEKGKPRVELQLVLRTLNVLGLILATGTVEGMVSSAASTEMPLELPDIDTIVDGNGLRPDEHRATAMTLGRRKPHRAV, from the coding sequence GTGGTCATCCGCCAGCGTCGCAAAGCACTCCGTTGGGATCAGGCCCAGCTGGCCGAACGCGTAGGCGTCAGTCGGCAATGGGTCATCGAAATGGAGAAGGGCAAGCCACGGGTGGAGCTGCAACTGGTGCTGCGGACGCTCAACGTCCTCGGCCTGATACTGGCTACGGGCACCGTCGAGGGAATGGTCTCCTCCGCTGCATCGACGGAAATGCCTCTGGAACTGCCTGATATCGACACTATCGTGGATGGCAACGGGCTGCGCCCGGATGAGCACCGCGCGACTGCCATGACGTTGGGGCGTAGAAAGCCCCACAGGGCCGTCTGA
- a CDS encoding TldD/PmbA family protein, whose protein sequence is MQRREFLAFSGLGLAGLLLPHSRAIAAEQLLAPVDTAQRRRLAEVALAAARAAKASYCDVRIGRYLNQSVITREHQVGNVTNRESSGVGVRVIVNGAWGFAATHQQSETAVRAAVEQAAAIARANAGIQTRPVQLAPTPSVGEVRWQTPVRKNAMAVPIQDKVELLLALNAAALNAGADYINSTLFLVNEQKYFASSDGSFIDQDIHRIWLPFTATAIDKASGRFRTRAGLSSPMGMGYEFLDGDARGKVQLPGGITAYRDSYDPVEDAIAAARHAREKLKAPSVKPGKYDLVLDPSNLFLTIHENVGHPLELDRVLGYEANYAGTSFATLDKRDAGFRWGSDIVTFFADKTQPGSLGAVGYDDEGVKTQRWDLVRDGILVDYQATRDEAHILGRDASHGCSYADSWSSVQFQRMANVSLAPGKQPLSVEDMIKDVENGIWIHGRGSYSIDQQRYNAQFGGQLYYQIKNGKIADMVEDAAYQIRTPEFWNACTAICDERDFRLGGSFFDGKGQPGQVSAVSHGSSTTRFNGINIINTARSLGA, encoded by the coding sequence GTGCAACGACGTGAGTTCCTGGCTTTTTCCGGTCTGGGCCTGGCGGGTCTGCTGCTGCCGCATTCCCGGGCCATCGCCGCCGAGCAGCTGCTCGCCCCGGTCGATACCGCCCAGCGCCGGCGCCTGGCCGAGGTCGCACTGGCCGCCGCGCGCGCCGCCAAGGCCAGCTACTGCGATGTACGCATCGGCCGCTACCTCAACCAGTCAGTCATCACCCGCGAGCACCAGGTCGGCAACGTGACCAACCGCGAATCGTCCGGCGTGGGCGTGCGGGTGATCGTCAACGGCGCGTGGGGCTTCGCTGCCACCCATCAGCAGAGCGAAACCGCCGTGCGCGCCGCGGTCGAGCAGGCTGCGGCGATCGCGCGCGCCAATGCCGGTATCCAGACCCGGCCGGTGCAGCTGGCGCCGACGCCGTCGGTCGGCGAGGTGCGCTGGCAGACGCCAGTGCGGAAGAACGCCATGGCGGTGCCGATCCAGGACAAGGTCGAGCTGCTGCTGGCACTCAATGCCGCCGCGCTGAATGCGGGCGCCGACTACATCAATTCCACCCTGTTCCTGGTCAACGAACAGAAGTACTTCGCCTCCAGCGACGGTTCTTTCATCGACCAGGACATCCATCGCATCTGGCTGCCATTCACCGCCACTGCCATCGACAAGGCCAGCGGCAGGTTCCGTACCCGCGCCGGCCTGTCCTCGCCGATGGGCATGGGCTACGAATTCCTGGATGGCGATGCACGCGGCAAGGTGCAGCTGCCCGGCGGCATCACCGCCTACCGCGATTCCTACGATCCGGTCGAGGACGCCATTGCCGCCGCCCGCCATGCGCGCGAGAAACTGAAGGCGCCCTCGGTGAAGCCCGGCAAGTACGACCTGGTGCTGGACCCGTCCAACCTGTTCCTGACCATCCACGAAAACGTCGGCCACCCGCTGGAACTGGACCGCGTGCTTGGCTATGAAGCCAACTACGCCGGCACCAGCTTCGCCACGCTGGACAAGCGCGATGCCGGCTTCCGCTGGGGCAGCGACATCGTCACCTTCTTCGCCGACAAGACCCAGCCGGGCAGCCTCGGTGCGGTGGGCTACGACGATGAAGGGGTGAAGACCCAGCGTTGGGACCTGGTGCGCGACGGCATCCTGGTCGACTACCAGGCCACGCGCGATGAGGCCCATATCCTCGGCCGCGACGCCTCGCACGGCTGCAGTTATGCCGATTCCTGGTCCAGCGTGCAGTTCCAGCGCATGGCCAATGTCTCCCTGGCACCAGGCAAGCAGCCGCTCAGTGTCGAGGACATGATCAAGGACGTGGAGAACGGCATCTGGATCCATGGCCGTGGTTCGTACTCGATCGACCAGCAGCGCTACAACGCCCAGTTCGGTGGCCAGCTGTACTACCAGATCAAGAACGGAAAGATTGCCGACATGGTCGAGGATGCGGCCTACCAGATCCGCACGCCGGAGTTCTGGAACGCCTGCACCGCCATCTGCGATGAACGCGACTTCCGCCTGGGCGGTTCGTTCTTCGACGGCAAGGGCCAGCCCGGCCAGGTCTCGGCGGTGTCGCACGGTTCGTCCACCACCCGCTTCAACGGCATCAACATCATCAACACCGCGCGCAGTCTCGGCGCTTGA
- a CDS encoding MoxR family ATPase: MTAPDLDSLLPRLHDLRAALARAVVGQNTVVEQLLIGLLAGGHCLLEGAPGLGKTLLVRSLGQALELQFRRVQFTPDLMPSDILGTELLEEDHGTGHRHFRFQQGPIFTNLLLADELNRTPPKTQAALLEAMQERTVSYAGTTYALPAPFFVLATQNPIEQAGTYPLPEAQLDRFLLHVLVDYPSEDEERQILEQTTGGATDAVPKVMDAEAVIALQAAVRQVHVSPDVLAWITRLVRASRPGEGAPAAINQWVKWGAGPRAGQSLVLAAKARALLQGRFAATREDVQALAAPVMRHRLLLSFAAEAEQKRADDVVAALLQAVPFPG, encoded by the coding sequence ATGACCGCCCCCGACCTCGATTCCCTGCTGCCGCGCCTGCACGATCTTCGCGCTGCGCTCGCACGCGCCGTGGTGGGCCAGAACACCGTGGTCGAACAGCTGCTGATCGGCCTGCTGGCCGGCGGCCACTGCCTGCTGGAAGGTGCGCCCGGCCTGGGCAAGACCCTGCTGGTGCGCTCGCTCGGGCAGGCGCTGGAACTGCAGTTCCGGCGCGTGCAGTTCACCCCCGACCTGATGCCCAGCGACATCCTCGGCACTGAGCTGCTGGAGGAGGACCACGGCACCGGCCACCGCCATTTCCGCTTCCAGCAGGGCCCGATCTTCACAAACCTGCTGCTGGCCGACGAACTCAACCGCACCCCGCCCAAGACCCAGGCCGCGCTGCTGGAGGCGATGCAGGAACGCACCGTCAGCTACGCCGGTACCACCTACGCGCTGCCGGCGCCGTTCTTCGTGCTGGCCACGCAGAACCCGATCGAGCAGGCGGGCACTTACCCGCTGCCGGAAGCACAGCTGGACCGCTTCCTGCTGCACGTGCTGGTGGATTACCCCAGCGAGGACGAGGAGCGGCAGATCCTGGAGCAGACCACCGGCGGCGCCACCGACGCAGTGCCGAAGGTGATGGATGCCGAAGCCGTGATCGCGTTGCAGGCCGCCGTGCGCCAGGTGCATGTCAGCCCCGATGTGCTGGCCTGGATCACCCGCTTGGTGCGTGCCAGCCGGCCGGGCGAAGGCGCGCCGGCGGCGATCAACCAGTGGGTGAAGTGGGGCGCCGGTCCGCGTGCCGGGCAATCGCTGGTACTTGCGGCGAAGGCACGCGCACTGCTGCAGGGCCGTTTCGCCGCCACCCGTGAGGATGTGCAGGCGCTGGCCGCACCGGTGATGCGCCATCGCCTGCTGCTGTCGTTCGCCGCCGAGGCCGAGCAGAAGCGTGCCGACGACGTGGTCGCCGCGCTGCTGCAGGCCGTGCCGTTCCCGGGTTGA
- a CDS encoding DUF58 domain-containing protein: MNAGAPLTLPPELRARLRLLRLRPRLASGASGIGQHTSRSRGAGLEFAQYRAYEPGDELRQIDWKLYARSDRFFVRESERESPITVWLLLDATASAGQADRAAPQRTRLDHMRGVAACLVELALQQGDRFGVLAINGDGLQLVPAANGARQRDRVLLQLQALQARGGWPVAERLRPLWERVRPGDLLLAIGDGFDDAGIVLLEHLASARREVMLLQVLTADERDFPFDAGHRFRDPETGEELLGDGAAIRADYLQRFAAAHSALHARLQASGITSATGWLDQPLDQPLQALFGRGEGA; the protein is encoded by the coding sequence GTGAACGCAGGTGCGCCGTTGACCCTACCGCCGGAACTGCGTGCGCGCCTGCGCCTGCTGCGGTTGCGGCCGCGCCTGGCCAGCGGGGCGAGCGGCATCGGCCAGCACACCAGCCGCAGCCGCGGTGCCGGGCTGGAATTCGCGCAGTACCGCGCTTACGAGCCGGGCGACGAACTGCGCCAGATCGACTGGAAGCTGTACGCGCGTTCGGACCGCTTCTTCGTGCGCGAATCCGAACGCGAAAGCCCGATCACGGTCTGGCTGCTGCTCGACGCCACCGCCTCGGCCGGCCAGGCCGATCGCGCGGCACCGCAGCGCACGCGCCTGGATCACATGCGCGGCGTGGCCGCCTGCCTGGTGGAACTGGCGCTGCAGCAGGGCGACCGTTTCGGCGTGCTGGCGATCAATGGCGATGGCCTTCAACTGGTACCGGCCGCGAACGGCGCGCGCCAGCGCGACCGTGTGCTTCTGCAGTTGCAAGCGCTGCAGGCGCGCGGCGGCTGGCCCGTGGCCGAACGCCTGCGCCCGCTGTGGGAGCGCGTGCGCCCCGGCGATCTGCTGCTGGCGATCGGTGATGGCTTCGATGACGCCGGCATCGTGCTGCTGGAACACCTCGCCAGCGCGCGCCGCGAGGTGATGCTGCTGCAGGTGCTGACCGCCGACGAGCGCGACTTCCCCTTCGATGCCGGCCATCGCTTCCGCGATCCGGAAACCGGCGAGGAACTGCTGGGCGATGGCGCCGCGATCCGCGCCGACTACCTGCAGCGCTTCGCCGCCGCACACAGCGCCCTGCACGCACGCCTGCAGGCCAGCGGCATCACCAGCGCCACCGGCTGGCTGGACCAGCCGCTGGACCAGCCGTTGCAGGCGCTGTTCGGCCGCGGGGAGGGCGCATGA
- a CDS encoding TldD/PmbA family protein, whose amino-acid sequence MSIFTEAQAKAILDKVIALSKADECTAVLAGAISGNIRFALNNVSTSGIVDNTELAVTVAFGKRVGTASINEFDDAALERVVRRAEDLARLAPENPEFMPAIGKQSYRASPTFSESTAAIDPAFRAKVAADSIAPCRGHGLIAAGFLEDGQGFQATANSNGNFAYQRTTNFDYTCTVRTEDGRGSGWVGRNLKDAADFRADQDIRIAMRKATESAEAKALEPGKYTVILEPAAAAGLISFMMNFFSARSADEGRSFLSKKGGGNKLGEQVYDPRVTMIADPWHPDAPVLPWDNEGLPRERMAIIENGRIANLDYSRFWAQKQGKTAKASPGNLLMSGGDKSTAELVRGTQKGILVTRTWYIRMVDPQTVLLTGLTRDGTFYIENGQIKHPVKNFRFNESPVIMLNNIEELGKPVRVAGDESSYVMMIPPMKLRDFTFTSLSDAV is encoded by the coding sequence ATGAGTATCTTCACCGAAGCCCAGGCCAAAGCCATCCTCGACAAGGTCATTGCCCTGTCCAAGGCCGACGAGTGCACCGCCGTGCTGGCCGGCGCGATCAGCGGCAACATCCGCTTCGCACTGAACAACGTTTCCACCAGCGGGATTGTCGACAACACCGAACTGGCGGTCACCGTCGCCTTCGGCAAGCGCGTGGGCACCGCCTCGATCAACGAGTTCGACGACGCCGCGCTGGAGCGCGTGGTGCGCCGTGCCGAGGACCTGGCGCGGCTGGCCCCCGAGAACCCGGAGTTCATGCCGGCCATCGGCAAGCAGAGCTACCGTGCCAGCCCGACCTTCAGCGAGTCCACTGCCGCGATCGATCCGGCCTTCCGTGCCAAGGTTGCCGCCGATTCGATCGCGCCGTGCCGTGGCCATGGTCTGATCGCCGCCGGCTTCCTCGAAGACGGTCAGGGCTTCCAGGCCACCGCCAACAGCAACGGCAACTTCGCCTACCAGCGCACCACCAACTTCGATTACACCTGCACCGTGCGTACCGAAGATGGCCGTGGTTCGGGCTGGGTCGGCCGCAACCTGAAGGATGCGGCGGACTTCAGGGCGGACCAGGACATCCGCATCGCCATGCGCAAGGCCACTGAATCGGCCGAAGCCAAGGCGCTGGAGCCGGGCAAGTACACGGTGATCCTGGAGCCGGCTGCAGCAGCGGGCCTGATCAGCTTCATGATGAATTTCTTCAGCGCACGCTCGGCCGATGAAGGCCGCAGCTTCCTGTCCAAGAAGGGCGGCGGCAACAAGCTGGGCGAGCAGGTCTACGACCCGCGGGTGACCATGATCGCTGACCCGTGGCATCCGGATGCACCGGTGCTGCCGTGGGACAACGAGGGCCTGCCCCGCGAGCGCATGGCCATCATCGAGAACGGCAGGATCGCCAACCTGGATTACTCGCGCTTCTGGGCGCAGAAGCAGGGCAAGACCGCCAAGGCTTCGCCAGGCAACCTGCTGATGAGCGGCGGCGACAAGAGCACCGCCGAGCTGGTGCGCGGCACCCAGAAGGGCATCCTGGTCACCCGCACCTGGTACATCCGCATGGTCGATCCGCAGACCGTGCTGCTGACCGGGCTGACCCGCGACGGCACCTTCTACATCGAGAACGGCCAGATCAAGCACCCGGTGAAGAACTTCCGCTTCAACGAATCGCCGGTGATCATGCTCAACAACATCGAAGAGCTGGGCAAGCCGGTGCGTGTGGCCGGTGATGAATCCAGCTACGTGATGATGATCCCGCCGATGAAGCTGCGCGATTTCACCTTCACCTCGCTGTCCGACGCGGTCTGA
- a CDS encoding DUF938 domain-containing protein, with amino-acid sequence MSSKPHSEACERNREPIAAALDPWMGDRHRVLEIGSGTGQHAAFFAERWPWLRWQPSDHADHLPGIEAWRAEAALLNLLSPVALQVELPPAPGLVLPEGSTFDAAFSANTLHIMSWDHIQALFAALPPLLRHGALLAVYGPFNYGGRYTSHSNAQFDGWLKARDPRSGIRDVEAVQALAADNGFTRLRDVAMPANNRLLLWRLG; translated from the coding sequence ATGTCGAGCAAGCCGCACTCAGAAGCCTGCGAACGCAACCGCGAACCCATCGCGGCTGCGCTCGACCCGTGGATGGGCGATCGCCACCGGGTGCTGGAGATCGGCAGCGGCACCGGCCAGCACGCCGCCTTCTTCGCCGAGCGCTGGCCGTGGCTGCGCTGGCAGCCCAGCGATCATGCCGACCATCTGCCTGGCATCGAGGCGTGGCGCGCCGAGGCGGCGCTGCTCAATCTGCTGTCGCCCGTGGCCCTGCAGGTGGAGCTGCCGCCCGCGCCGGGCCTGGTACTGCCTGAGGGCAGCACGTTCGACGCCGCGTTCAGCGCCAACACACTGCACATCATGAGCTGGGACCACATACAGGCGCTGTTCGCCGCGCTGCCGCCGCTGCTGCGCCACGGCGCGCTGCTGGCGGTGTACGGCCCGTTCAACTATGGCGGCCGCTACACCAGCCACAGCAACGCGCAGTTCGATGGCTGGCTGAAGGCGCGCGACCCGCGCAGCGGCATCCGCGACGTGGAAGCCGTGCAGGCGCTGGCCGCGGACAATGGTTTCACCCGCCTGCGCGACGTGGCGATGCCGGCCAACAACCGGCTGCTGCTGTGGCGGCTGGGGTGA
- a CDS encoding TldD/PmbA family protein — MQRRDFLALTGLTAGGLIVPSFFGKVIAAEQLQSSLDLGLKKRLADAALQAARAAGATYCDVRIGRYLRQFVITREDKVQNVVNTESTGVGIRVIVNGAWGFAATNALGTADVARAAQQAAAIAKANAGVQTAPVQLAKAPGVGEVSWRTPIRKNAMEVPIKDKVGLLLDVNAAAMGAGASFVNSMLFLVNEQKYFASTDGSYIDQDVHRIWAPMTVTAIDKSSGKFRTRSGLSSPMGLGYEYLDGAAAGKVVSPNGVVNYSTSYDMKEDAIDAARQAQEKLKAPSVKPGKYDLVLDPSHTWLTIHESIGHPLELDRVLGYEANYAGTSFATLDKREQHFQYGSELVNIFADKTQPGSLGAVAYDDEGVKCKRWDLISNGKLVDYQTIRDQAHILGKTESDGCCYADSWSSVQFQRMANVSMAPGKKPLSVPDLIKDVENGIYIIGDGSFSIDQQRYNAQFGGQLFYEIKNGQITRMLEDVAYQIRTPEFWNACTAVADERDYRLGGSFFDGKGQPGQVSAVSHGSSTARFNGINVINTARSLG, encoded by the coding sequence TTGCAAAGACGTGACTTCCTGGCCCTGACCGGGCTTACCGCGGGCGGGCTGATCGTGCCCTCCTTCTTCGGCAAGGTGATCGCCGCCGAACAGCTGCAGTCCAGCCTGGACCTGGGCCTGAAGAAGCGCCTGGCCGACGCCGCGCTGCAGGCCGCGCGCGCGGCCGGTGCCACCTACTGCGATGTGCGCATCGGCCGCTACCTGCGCCAGTTCGTGATCACCCGCGAAGACAAGGTGCAGAACGTGGTCAACACCGAGTCCACCGGTGTGGGCATCCGCGTGATCGTCAACGGCGCCTGGGGCTTCGCCGCCACCAACGCGCTGGGCACCGCCGACGTGGCCCGTGCCGCGCAGCAGGCCGCCGCGATTGCCAAGGCCAATGCCGGCGTGCAGACCGCGCCGGTGCAGCTGGCCAAGGCGCCGGGCGTGGGTGAAGTGAGCTGGCGCACGCCGATCCGCAAGAACGCGATGGAGGTGCCGATCAAGGACAAGGTCGGGCTGCTGCTGGACGTCAACGCGGCCGCGATGGGCGCCGGTGCCAGCTTCGTCAACTCGATGCTGTTCCTGGTCAACGAGCAGAAGTACTTCGCGTCCACCGATGGTTCCTACATCGACCAGGACGTGCACCGCATCTGGGCGCCGATGACGGTCACCGCCATCGACAAGTCCAGTGGCAAGTTCCGTACCCGCTCCGGGCTGTCCTCACCGATGGGCCTGGGCTACGAGTACCTGGACGGTGCCGCCGCCGGCAAGGTGGTCAGCCCGAACGGCGTGGTCAACTACAGCACCTCCTACGACATGAAGGAAGACGCCATCGACGCGGCCCGGCAGGCGCAGGAGAAGCTGAAGGCACCGTCGGTGAAGCCGGGCAAGTACGACCTGGTGCTCGACCCGTCGCACACCTGGCTGACCATCCACGAATCGATCGGCCACCCGCTGGAACTGGACCGCGTTCTCGGCTACGAGGCCAACTACGCCGGCACCAGCTTCGCCACCCTGGACAAGCGCGAACAGCATTTCCAGTACGGCAGCGAGCTGGTCAACATCTTCGCCGACAAGACCCAGCCGGGCAGCCTCGGCGCGGTGGCGTACGACGATGAAGGCGTGAAGTGCAAGCGCTGGGACCTGATCAGCAATGGCAAGCTGGTGGATTACCAGACCATCCGCGACCAGGCCCACATCCTCGGCAAGACCGAGTCCGACGGTTGCTGCTATGCCGACTCGTGGTCCAGCGTGCAGTTCCAGCGCATGGCCAACGTGTCGATGGCGCCGGGCAAGAAGCCGCTGAGCGTGCCGGACCTGATCAAGGACGTGGAGAACGGCATCTACATCATCGGTGATGGTTCGTTCTCGATCGACCAGCAGCGCTACAACGCGCAGTTCGGCGGCCAGCTGTTCTACGAGATCAAGAACGGCCAGATCACCCGGATGCTGGAAGACGTGGCCTACCAGATCCGCACGCCGGAATTCTGGAATGCCTGCACCGCCGTGGCCGACGAGCGCGACTACCGCCTGGGCGGTTCGTTCTTCGACGGCAAGGGCCAGCCGGGCCAGGTCTCGGCGGTCTCGCACGGTTCGTCCACCGCGCGCTTCAACGGCATCAACGTCATCAACACCGCACGCAGCCTCGGCTGA
- a CDS encoding DUF4159 domain-containing protein → MDRRACLRWLAAAASAAALPAWAQAGPRSSRYDFWFTRLQYDSGDWDVDARMPSNLITSLIDYTSLRVDPQEHVVALADPRMLEAPFCYLAGHTLVEFNAAERQNFVRYVRNGGFVFVDDCNHDIDGLFATSFEAQMGRLFGPRALQKLPNNHALYRSFFRFPDGPPATSFELNGWGDDLVHDYLKGIEVDGRLGLLYSNKDYGCEWDYDWRNKRFLAEDNTRFGVNIVMYALNN, encoded by the coding sequence ATGGACCGACGGGCCTGCCTGCGCTGGTTGGCCGCTGCCGCTTCGGCGGCGGCGCTGCCGGCCTGGGCACAGGCAGGCCCGCGCAGTTCGCGCTACGACTTCTGGTTCACCCGCCTGCAATATGACTCCGGTGACTGGGACGTGGACGCGCGCATGCCGTCCAACCTGATCACCTCGCTGATCGACTACACCTCGCTGCGGGTGGACCCGCAGGAACACGTGGTGGCACTGGCCGACCCACGCATGCTGGAAGCGCCGTTCTGCTACCTGGCCGGGCATACGCTGGTGGAGTTCAACGCCGCCGAACGGCAGAACTTCGTGCGCTACGTTCGCAACGGCGGCTTCGTCTTCGTCGACGACTGCAACCATGACATCGACGGCCTGTTCGCCACCTCGTTCGAGGCGCAGATGGGCCGCCTGTTCGGGCCCAGGGCATTGCAGAAGCTGCCCAACAACCACGCGCTGTACCGCAGCTTCTTCCGCTTCCCCGACGGCCCGCCCGCCACCAGCTTTGAACTGAACGGCTGGGGCGACGACCTCGTGCACGACTACCTGAAGGGCATCGAGGTCGATGGCCGGCTGGGCCTGCTCTACAGCAACAAGGACTATGGCTGCGAGTGGGACTACGACTGGCGCAACAAGCGCTTCCTGGCCGAAGACAACACCCGCTTCGGCGTCAACATCGTGATGTACGCGCTGAACAATTGA